Part of the Candidatus Woesearchaeota archaeon genome is shown below.
ACGCTGTGCACAGCAGAAGTAGAAAAACGCGTGGAAAACAGCAGAGTTACTTGTTACACTCTCAAATCAATTGCCCAACTTGATGATACCACCTACACGCAGCCCACACTACTCGCATTTGATATTGAAACATACAATCCAAACAAACAAATGTCAGATCCTGCCCAGCACCCCATTATCCAACTCTCGTTATACGGAGCAGGTTTTGAAAAAGTTATTACCTGGAAAGATGTTAACGGTTATGGTCCTAGTGTTGAAGTCGTTGAAAACGAAGAAGAACTTCTCAAAAAATTCGCACAGTACGTTAATGTAAAACAACCAGATATCCTCACAGGATATTTTTCAGACGGCTTTGATTTTCCCTATATTCTCAAACGCGCACAAAAACATAAAATAAAACTTGACATAAATCTTGATTATACTTCTCCTCGCTTTGGAAGAGGAAACCAATCCTCTGTTGAAATGACGGGGATCATTCACCTAGATATTCTTAATTTCATACGAAGAGTAACAAGGATGAATCTCAAAACAGATTCCCTTAAACTCGACGCTGTTGCACAAGAACTTTTAGGTGAGAAAAAAAACGAGATAGATATTGAAAACCTCGCAGAATATTGGGATAATTCAGATCCAAAACTAGCAGAATTTGCAAAATATTGTCTTAAAGACTCTCAACTAACATATGAAATCACCCAAATGCTTATGCCTAATATTGTGGAATTTGTAAAACTCATATCTTTGCCAATTGCCGATATTGTAAAGATGCGGTTTGCACAATTCGTTGAGTGGTACTTGATAAAACGTGCCCAAGAAGTAAATATGCTCATTCCAAACAAACCGGGAAGAACAACACTCTATGAGCGACAAGGACAACACGTTGAAGGCGCCTTTGTCTATGAACCCAAACCAGGCATTTATGATGATGTGGTAGTGTTTGATTTCCGATCACTGTATCCTAGCATTATCGTTGCACACAACATCTCTCCAGAAACACTCAACGCTCCAAGCGAACACAAAGAAATTGTGCCAGGGCATCCTGATATGTGGTTTGCAACAGACCGTGACGGGTTTTTCTCAACCATTCTTGAAGAGATCATGAATCGTCGTGGACGTATAAAAGCCATGATGAAAACTGCTGATGAAAAAAAGAAAAAACTACTTGATGCACGACAGTATTCACTAAAAATACTTCTTAACTCTTTTTACGGATATTTAGGTTTTTTTGGAGCGCGTTGGTACTCCAAAGAATGCGCAGCAGCAGTAACTGCTTATGGAAGATATCACATCCATCAAGTTATCAACAAAGCAGAAGCAGAAGGATTCAAAGTGATTTACTCAGACACCGATTCTATTTTCATAACTCTTGATGGTAGAACCTATGAAGAAGCCATGGACTTTGTTGACAGAATTAACGCAGAGCTTCCTGAAATGATGGAGCTTGAACCTGAAGGATTTTACAAAACAGCTCTTTTCGTCTCAGCACGCGGAGAAGAAGG
Proteins encoded:
- a CDS encoding DNA polymerase, producing TLCTAEVEKRVENSRVTCYTLKSIAQLDDTTYTQPTLLAFDIETYNPNKQMSDPAQHPIIQLSLYGAGFEKVITWKDVNGYGPSVEVVENEEELLKKFAQYVNVKQPDILTGYFSDGFDFPYILKRAQKHKIKLDINLDYTSPRFGRGNQSSVEMTGIIHLDILNFIRRVTRMNLKTDSLKLDAVAQELLGEKKNEIDIENLAEYWDNSDPKLAEFAKYCLKDSQLTYEITQMLMPNIVEFVKLISLPIADIVKMRFAQFVEWYLIKRAQEVNMLIPNKPGRTTLYERQGQHVEGAFVYEPKPGIYDDVVVFDFRSLYPSIIVAHNISPETLNAPSEHKEIVPGHPDMWFATDRDGFFSTILEEIMNRRGRIKAMMKTADEKKKKLLDARQYSLKILLNSFYGYLGFFGARWYSKECAAAVTAYGRYHIHQVINKAEAEGFKVIYSDTDSIFITLDGRTYEEAMDFVDRINAELPEMMELEPEGFYKTALFVSARGEEGGAKKRYALCDEQGNVIIKGFEAVRRNTSYIAKEVQTQVIKTLLRTKNTQEATSYLKEVIKNLREKKIPNEKLVIVTQLTKPIEDYASIGPHVAVARQMRQRGERVEPGSFIRYIVRPGKGKISDRVSVPELTPEGDYDAEYYIDNQVIPAVERIFEVFNIDVKQLADKRNQSSLQSFF